One window of the Camarhynchus parvulus chromosome 2, STF_HiC, whole genome shotgun sequence genome contains the following:
- the MALSU1 gene encoding mitochondrial assembly of ribosomal large subunit protein 1: MWRALAGARRFLRPLGAAARGAPRAEPPPRATPGRGCAAAAGGGAGPGALGAAEQRQPPDTVLPKFNIDLAVALLRQENAKDICVIQLSPELKYCDYFIIVSGFSTRHLHAMANYMLKMYKHLKEEGGPHIQIEGKETDDWLCIDFGNIVVHFMLPETREVYELEKLWTLGPYDDQLAQMTPQSLPKDFIFGLTPNSSDHLETRT, encoded by the exons ATGTGGCGGGCGCTGGCGGGAGCGCGGCGGTTCCTGCGGCCGCTCGGGGCCGCGGCCAGGGGCGCCCCGCGGGCGgagccgccaccccgggccacGCCGGGTCGGGGCTGCGCGGCGGCAGCGGGAGGcggagccgggcccggggcgCTGGGGGCAGCGGAGCAGCGCCAGCCGCCAG ATACTGTTCTTCCAAAGTTCAACATTGACTTGGCTGTAGCACTGCTGAGGCAGGAAAATGCTAAGGACATCTGTGTCATCCAGCTATCTCCAGAACTAAAATACTGTGATTATTTTATAATTGTGAGTGGATTTTCGACACGGCATCTTCATGCAATGGCAAATTACATGCTGAAAATG tacaAGCATCTCAAAGAAGAAGGTGGTCCTCATATTCAGATTGAAGGAAAAGAGACAGATGACTGGCTGTGCATTGATTTTG GTAACATAGTGGTTCATTTCATGCTGCCAGAGACACGAGAAGTTTATGAACTGGAGAAGCTGTGGACTCTTGGTCCCTACGATGACCAGTTAGCACAGATGACCCCACAGTCCCTGCCAAAGGACTTTATCTTTGGACTGACTCCTAACAGCAGTGATCATCTTGAGACAAGAACTTAA